In Persephonella sp., the DNA window CTGGGTGGGTAGATCCTTTCAAAAGCTGAGATGTTTTGGTTCTCACAATATAAGAGTAGTCATCATCCTCATACTGGTATATTGTTATAACCCATGGTGATAATACCATAGCGTTAGGATCAACTGTGTATATCTTGTAAAGGGTTGTTATACTTGTGACAAGGAAGTTCTGTATGAACGAGACATTCAGCTTATCAAAATCCGGAAAAATCTTCACATTGTTTGAAAGAGGTGCGGCAGGATTTGTTGTGTCAACAAGTGTTATCTGCTGGGCTTCAAGGTTTGCTTTCAGAACCTGAACAACCTCATCTGCATCCATCTCAACTTTGTATATAACAAGCCCTTCCCCTGATTTTGATTTTTCCTGTGCAGGTGCCACAAAAATCATTCCAAGAATTAGCAAAAGAGCTGTTATTGATTCCTTCATCTTCTCCTCCTGAAAATGGGGGCTTTTCAGCCCCTGTCTTTAAATTTTGAACTGGAAACCAAATCCTACATATGAGGATTTTGCATCCTGTGTTCCACTGTAGTTTTCAACCTTTCCTGATGTATAGTGGAGTATAAGTTTTGCCCTCTGTTTTTGTATGTACCAGTTAACGCCAACATCCCATATTGTGTTTTTCTTTTTGCCGTAAATTGAGTTTCCGTTGCTGTCAGGATCAAAAACCCCGTAAGCAACCGCCGGTTGTAAAATCTGTCCGTTTGGAAGTTTGAAGTTGTAAGCCGCTTTCACTGTCCAGACCTTGTCAGAGTAGTCTGTGCTGTCTGACCAGTCTCTTTTAAGAATATCGTATTCACCGAAAAGATCTACAGGACCGTAGTTTGCAAGGATATCCACACCGTACATCTCATTTTTATCAAACTGTTTGTTACTTTTTGTTCTGTCTATACCTTCACCCTGATGTCCGTAATTAAGACCTATCGTCACACCATTTCTTTTTCCGAAATATGTCTGCGTATAACCAAGTTTGTATTTTTTCATTTCTGGATCACCTATGGAAACAGCAACCCTCGCTGACCAGAGGGGAGACCAGTTGCTTTTATCTGTGTAGTTCTGGTTGTCACCTACACCAAGATTCCAGTTGAGGCTCCATCCAGACGACTTATAAAGACCACCCCAGTTAATAAGGAAAATCCTTCCGTTCGCTGAAGAAAATCCAGTTGATCCTGCATCAGGTTTTCCTATTATATGTCTCCTTACATAGAAGTTTGGTAATCCTTTTTCAAAGGA includes these proteins:
- a CDS encoding porin — protein: MRKFGLTVAGLGAAALIAGTANAGPKFYFGEGKDLEIFLMGQIWAVYGTNVDIPGQTNLKENKGDIYIRRGRFGFKGHLMKNLSWKIWFAHDNLGRDDLNPVDAARGAVKTSGLTYSKFEVWDAYFTWAVDKQFANISLGYFRPQIGKESITSGFAVLSFEKGLPNFYVRRHIIGKPDAGSTGFSSANGRIFLINWGGLYKSSGWSLNWNLGVGDNQNYTDKSNWSPLWSARVAVSIGDPEMKKYKLGYTQTYFGKRNGVTIGLNYGHQGEGIDRTKSNKQFDKNEMYGVDILANYGPVDLFGEYDILKRDWSDSTDYSDKVWTVKAAYNFKLPNGQILQPAVAYGVFDPDSNGNSIYGKKKNTIWDVGVNWYIQKQRAKLILHYTSGKVENYSGTQDAKSSYVGFGFQFKI